A window from Schistocerca gregaria isolate iqSchGreg1 chromosome 8, iqSchGreg1.2, whole genome shotgun sequence encodes these proteins:
- the LOC126285211 gene encoding uncharacterized protein LOC126285211 produces MDPIRISELFVDDDDGDDEDDNDDDVVFCPLGENEEWHGGVGVALFDNPGETIREAVGAGAAALDAARGFDSLPRQRQQRQQQQQQQRPRRGRARSALSPIYGAHLTASTLVSTTLLVRFAARRLAESMSTSASSGLRSKMTESWQLDPESQGFSDEEEDVNQPGPSTAITNAPKKRKPVEVIADDDIDIETIPSTQRTKKERFQEKWTTEFKTFIANLLIEICVGLDKDTFSEKFSNFILTLPKNLKSTFWFIYRVLMKDSEKSLAIAVLQNQASLLRAIYSTQLPPSEIRKILSNLQNHFSKANQDEMDYGTSVSKTPPDRVSTLATTATEPTGPVDVCKVDNSWLSWDDQNASVLQKHATRRKEQISSCISVINTRQNTQYTWNEEFTKPFHFTLQLHDAERMVKLSKQRQWTAKVRDIRMYCNPNDPNDILGQHVKAIVKHSQKTLRELLNTNKTDVDINEKVFKYWYN; encoded by the exons ATGGATCCCATACGtatttctgaattatttgttgatgatgatgatggtgatgatgaggatgataatgatgatgatgttgtgttCTGCCCATTAG GAGAAAATGAGGAATGGCACGGCGGTGTTGGGGTGGCC CTCTTTGACAATCCTGGTGAGACAATTCGTGAAGCTGTTGGTGCTGGAGCCGCCGCTTTAGATGCAGCGCGTGGATTTGATAGCTTGCCAAGacagcggcagcagcggcagcagcagcagcagcagcagcgaccgcGCCGTGGACGCGCGCGTAGCGCGCTTTCGCCCATATATGGCGC TCATTTGACGGCCTCCACGCTGGTGAGCACAACGCTGCTCGTCCGTTTCGCTGCTCGTCGACTTGCTGAGTCGATGTCTACGTCTGCATCATCAGGTCTACGTTCGAAG ATGACTGAATCATGGCAATTGGACCCTGAATCGCAAGGCTTCTCAGACGAAGAAGAAGATGTCAACCAACCAGGACCATCAACTGCAATCACCAACGCACCAAAGAAAAGAAAACCTGTTGAGGTAATTGCAGATGACGATATTGATATAGAAACAATTCCTTCAACTCAACGTACTAAGAAAGAACGTTTTCAAGAAAAATGGACAACCGAATTTAAAACTTTTATAGCTAATCTACTAATTGAAATATGCGTTGGTCTAGACAAAGacacattctctgaaaaatttTCTAACTTCATATTAACCTTACCAAAAAACCTGAAATCAACATTTTGGTTCATTTATCGTGTTTTGATGAAGGATTCAGAAAAGTCATTAGCGATTGCTGTTTTGCAAAATCAAGCCTCATTATTACGCGCTATATATTCAACACAGCTACCTCCCAGCGAAATcaggaaaattttatcaaatttgcAAAATCACTTTTCCAAAGCAAACCAAGACGAGATGGATTACGGTACATCTGTTTCGAAAACACCACCAGATCGTGTGTCCACATTGGCCACAACTGCAACAGAGCCCACGGGACCTGTAGATGTATGTAAGGTCGACAATTCGTGGCTCTCCTGGGACGACCAAAATGCGTCAGTATTGCAAAAGCACGCGACTCGGAGAAAAGAGCAAATCTCTTCCTGTATCTCGGTAATAAATACGAGGCAGAACACGCAATATACATGGAACGAGGAATTCACCAAGCCTTTTCACTTCACTTTGCAATTACACGATGCGGAACGGATGGTGAAACTCAGCAAACAAAGACAGTGGACAGCGAAAGTGAGGGACATACGGATGTACTGTAATCCGAACGATCCGAACGACATTCTGGGCCAACACGTGAAAGCAATAGTGAAACACTCTCAAAAGACATTGCGCGAATTACTGAATACCAACAAAACGGACGTGGATATAAACGAAAAAGTTTTCAAGTACTGGTACAACTAA